CCAAGCTTATGGGCAAGATCGAGCTGTGTGCAAAAAAGCCACCGCCAACAACGTAATTTTGTGGTGCATGTAGCTTAAATAGGAAGGGTTCTCCAGGCTTCAGGGCGCGGAACTGGCTCTTCCCACTCGGCTGCCAGAAATTAACTTCATCAATACCCGGCTGCTGCGCGAGAAACGCAAACCAATCATTATCTGTGACACCAACAAAGCCGTTCATCTGGAGTTTCTCACATTATGGTCATTTCGAATTCGAGCAAATGTTAATACTTCCGCAACATCCCTCTGCGCTCCTTAAACTTGGGCTACCCAAGAACTGCAACAAGTTCAGCAATTATCTTTAAATCACCAACCTGATCACCTTTAAGGATGATAGGTTTATATCCCTCTGCGGTTGTATCGGGATGGAGTGTTATTTCCTCATGCTCCCATGTTCCATCAGTCGCATAATTCTTTTTACTGGCATAAACCTTAATTGTATAATGGCCACCCATATCGACATCCTGTATTTCCCTATGCCAAACCAAGACTGCTTTCCCTTTTCTGGTTCCAGCCGGATCTTTACGAAACAGACACCACGAGCCATTTGGAATTCGGCGATTCATGGATTCTCCAACAACCTGCGTAACAAAAAGGTTATTATTTATTCTGAATTCTTCAGGCAATTGAACCCACTCATGATCTTCAACTTGTTGTTCAGCACTAAACTGACCAGCTGCTATTTTGAGGTCGTATATCGGCACAGCATTTTCAAACGGTTTAACATCACGATGCTTCAATATCTTGAGTTTTAACCCCGGATATCGATCTAATTGAAACTCTTCTTGATTAACCAACACAGCTTTTGCACGTTCCACCCGCTTCTGTTTATAAGCAACTGATTTTGCTAGTTCTGAAAAATATGCATTTGTTTCTGAATCTGTGCTGTAGATATAACAACCCTTTTGGCCTCGGGACATCAGTGTTCTGTAGGTATTCTTAACAATAGCTCCAGCTTTAACAATGGCAGCTTCCGGGTTCTCTCTTAATGCCCTTTTATAGCCTTTTAGAGATTGATCTGTTTTTGCTCGTTGATCTGGCTGAACTACCACTTCACCATTTCTGATGACTATATCTGGGCCAAGAATCACACCTATGTAATCTACCTCTAATCCTTGGCATGTATGGATACAGCCGACTTCATTTACTGACTCTGGTTTGAGAATCCATAAATTACCATCTGCCGTGAGATTCCATTGCATCGCGAAGTTATGTTCATTAATGACTATGTCGTTTTGCGCTTTATTTTCTGGTTTTTTGCTTACCCAATTCCAGCAATAACCTGCTACTAACCTTGCTTTATTATTAAGATTATTCTTATTTAGGATGGCATCTCTTAGTTTATTGGGTGAACCGAAAACCCGAAAGTCGTAATCAACACCTTCTAGGGTGTCATTTGCGGTTTCTTTTATTTGTAAAACATTATCGAGCCAAGCCAGATAACCATCTGAGCCATTACATCTAAACTGTGATTGCAGCTCCATACTATGAACAGTTGCACCGAGTTTATTGGCCCATTTTTCTATTGTCTTTATTTTGCCAATATCCTTCCATGTAACACGCTGATCTTCATCGATAAAAAAGATGCTGGATTTAGCTGCCTGAATGATTTCCTTTATTTGATTTTCACCCAGGTTTTGGAACATGCCTGATTTTTCATTAAGACGGTGGGCTTCATCAACAATTAATGAATCGAAGATATTCGGCTCACATTTTGTATAGGCGCCTGATCCACTGAACAAATTAGAAATATGACTCTTGGTGAACGAACCCGTCAGGACACTTTCATAGACAGCACGTGGTGCAGCGTTTTTTGTCACATATTGTGTAACGAGTCGTTTATTTGTTAGCTGTACAAGCAGGTTAATGGCCACTACAGACTTGCCTGTACCTGGGCCACCTTCTACGATCAAGACATGCTTATCTTTAACAGTTGATATTTGCGCTAAATTTAATGCTGTTTCATAGACAAGCTTTTGGTCGTCAATCATAAAGAATTCTTCATTGCCTTGAAGCATCGACAGAAGTTTATCGGCCAGATTCTTGGATGGCCTGATCTTGCCATTATCAATCTCAAACATGACTTGGCCGGCATCGCCATAACGTATGAATTGTTTGATAAAATCGGTGAGCCTTTCAGCATCTTTTCTAATAAATGATGGTGCTTTTTGAAGATAGCTTTGATATCGAGGATTTTTAATGACATCCTCTGATTCCATATTATGTAAATATGCACATGGATTTAGCGTTATGTGCTGCTCCTGCACCGCTTCATTAAAATCTTCAAGTAAGGCTGCGTATGTCCAGGCTTGGTATGACGGATGATTAACTTCTCGCTCCGCCCCATTTATAATTGTTTTTACGATGGCATCTTTATCTGTGAGCTTTGCATCCGACCATTGTTTGAGCTCTACAATGACTGCTGTACTTCTATTTTGGTCATTCGTGCCGGTAAGAATAATATCGATACGCTTCGAGGTTTGTGGAATTCTATATTCAATGGCCACGCCTGTATTATCAGGAATACCATCATCTTCCAGTATATTGCTCATATACATCATGGAGTTTTTCCATGAGTTTATTTCTGACTTGCTGGTGGAGTGCCCAAGGTTGCGCTGATAGGCTTCGAGTATTAATTGTTCAATCCGGTTATCACGGACATCCTGCCTGAACTCTGATTTGGTCGAAGAATATACGATCATTTGTCAAGTTCCGTGTATTTTTTAGCATTTCCCTTTGCTTTACCCACGGGATATTTTCGCTCGTTGACTTCAATCTTACTCTGAGCGGCTGCAAGTAAATCTATTCCCAGCTTATCCGCCAGCCGGATTAGATATATGAGAATATCGGCCAATTCGGTTTCGACTTCTTCCAGTTTATCATTCGGAAGGTTCTTGCTTTGCTCTTCAGTAAGCCACTGAAAATGTTCAACAACCTCCGCCACTTCGACGCTGAGCGCCATAGACAGGTTTTTGGGGGAATGGAATTGATCCCAGTCTCGTTCTTTAGCGAACTCTCTGAGCTTTTTAATGAGCTTTTGCATTTAAACTCCCAATTAATGAACATTTGATTTATGGACATCAAGCGCCATTTTGTATGCATCTGCAAAATCGAGTCCTGTATCGAGATCAGGTTCAATAATCTTGAAGCCTGTGTACATCAGGCACAAAAGATGAAGCCCTGTAAATTTTTTCTCTGGGATACTTTTTAAGAGATGTGTTCTGTCAGGGTCGCTATAATCTATGCCTTTTGTTCCGAGCATGCCGATTTCTGAAACAATACTAAAAATTTCTTCTCGTGATTTATTGTCAAATCTTTGAAGAGCATCGAGGCAATAGTAAAAAGCCGCTGGTTCTTTTTCTTTCAGGAGTTCAGGGTTGGTTGTGCCATTGGGAGAGCTTTCTTCCGGAGACGGTTCTGTTATGTCCAGTTGCCAGTCATACCAGCCTTGCAGTTTCAAAAGCCGTGCATATTCATCAACCATCTCATATTCATCGCCTGGGATAAAAGAATCGATCTTTTCTTTCCAGATGTTGAACAATTTCATGCCAGCCTGGAAAACTTTCGATTTTTTATAGGGCGCGGCATAGTTTGATTTGTTATTTAAAAGATAATCAAGAAAAAGAGCTGAAGCGCAATTAAGCGTTATATTGGCATGGTATATGAAGGGGGGGGGTAAGCTTTCTTATTTTACTGCTTGTAAAAACGTAGAGTGCTTCCTTGTGCAACTGGTCTAGTGAAACGATCTGGCTTGGACGCAGTTTATCATATTTTTGAAAAATGCTGTATTCAACCATCATGTCAAGTGGGCAGTTGAAAAGCTGATTGCATAGTCCGCTTGTAATTTGAAGCGTTACCTGTGTTATTTTATCCTCTGCGTAGCCTTGTTTTTGCAGTTTATGAATATGATCGCTGATTGAACGTATGGCATGTTCTCTTGTCTTGGCAGTTGTAATAAAATAACGGTTGCGACCTTTTTTTCTATCTGCATCTTCAAGCAAAATGTGCTCGATTTCGTGGGCAATAAGATGCGGAGTAACAGCGGGCGATTTTTTACGATATTTGATAAGATGTTCATTCCGTTTGTGCTTCCAGGCCATCTGAGCTATCGCAGAAACATATTCAAGTGAATTGTCTTCAAGAATCTGTATGGGAAAGCCGGTTCTTTCTTCAGCCTCTTTTTTATAGTCCAAAATGTAGGCTATAAGTTTGTCGCAGGATTTTTCCGCGATATTTTTATTGATCTCTAAAAACAAATTCCATGCCTGTTGATAAACCTGCTTACTCCGAATATCATCAGATTCTGGTTGATCAAATAATCTATTAAGCAGTTCTATTGCTTGCTCGTCATTATCTGTAGACTGATATAAAAGGGAGAGTCCATAATATGTATTGGGATAGGATGGGTCATTTACAAGGGCTTTTTCAAACAGATCCCGAGCTTCTTTAAATTGTTTTTTCTCCATTTTCAAGGCTGCATAATTGTTAAGGAGGATATTATCATCCGGTCGTATAGAGAGCCCCTTCTGAAAATAGAATTCGGCGACATCAAGATTATGATTGTATTTTGCATAAATGTTTCCAAGCAGGAGATATGACCAGACATTATTTGTGTCCAGTTGAATACATTCCTTCAGGTATTTTTGCGCCTTATCTGAATTCCCTGATTCAAGATAGGCCATTGCAAGGTTTCTTCTTGCATCTACATGATTAGGGATTACGCCAAGCACCTTTAAGAAACATTTAATAGCCTTCTGATATTCTCCCTGCTGAGCCTCATTAACCCCTTTTTTATAGGTTTTTAAGGCTTTATTAACATCTTCCTTCTTAGGTTCTTTCAGCTTAATAATCGCAATTCCGTCCTGTATATTGATATCTATCGAGGAGGCAAGAAAACCATATGAACTTTTAAGAAGGGAAATTGCTTCTTCCTCAGGTAGTGTGGAAAGGTCAATGTTTTTTAATGGGTCCAGGATGATGTCTTTTAATGGCACAGAAACGATTATCATAAAATACCTTGTACTACATTCTATAGAAATTAAAAGAAAAAACTTATCATTGTCAGGTGATTAGGAGGAAAAAGTCCTCTTTAAATAAATTAAAAATAACGAAATCTATCCTTGGACGGGGCCTAAAAATATTGACTGTTAATTAAGCCGCTTTCTTCATTTCAATACATTCATACTCCTCGGGCGAACAATAATCAATAAAGCTATGGAGCCGCTTTCGATTAGTTTTACTCATCGTTACTCTCTTGCTTGTGCTTGCCATGAATCCGTTTGATTTTCCTGTCAAAGTTTGCAGCCGGTACAAATCAGTGGT
This genomic window from Anaerolineae bacterium contains:
- a CDS encoding DNA/RNA helicase domain-containing protein, which codes for MIVYSSTKSEFRQDVRDNRIEQLILEAYQRNLGHSTSKSEINSWKNSMMYMSNILEDDGIPDNTGVAIEYRIPQTSKRIDIILTGTNDQNRSTAVIVELKQWSDAKLTDKDAIVKTIINGAEREVNHPSYQAWTYAALLEDFNEAVQEQHITLNPCAYLHNMESEDVIKNPRYQSYLQKAPSFIRKDAERLTDFIKQFIRYGDAGQVMFEIDNGKIRPSKNLADKLLSMLQGNEEFFMIDDQKLVYETALNLAQISTVKDKHVLIVEGGPGTGKSVVAINLLVQLTNKRLVTQYVTKNAAPRAVYESVLTGSFTKSHISNLFSGSGAYTKCEPNIFDSLIVDEAHRLNEKSGMFQNLGENQIKEIIQAAKSSIFFIDEDQRVTWKDIGKIKTIEKWANKLGATVHSMELQSQFRCNGSDGYLAWLDNVLQIKETANDTLEGVDYDFRVFGSPNKLRDAILNKNNLNNKARLVAGYCWNWVSKKPENKAQNDIVINEHNFAMQWNLTADGNLWILKPESVNEVGCIHTCQGLEVDYIGVILGPDIVIRNGEVVVQPDQRAKTDQSLKGYKRALRENPEAAIVKAGAIVKNTYRTLMSRGQKGCYIYSTDSETNAYFSELAKSVAYKQKRVERAKAVLVNQEEFQLDRYPGLKLKILKHRDVKPFENAVPIYDLKIAAGQFSAEQQVEDHEWVQLPEEFRINNNLFVTQVVGESMNRRIPNGSWCLFRKDPAGTRKGKAVLVWHREIQDVDMGGHYTIKVYASKKNYATDGTWEHEEITLHPDTTAEGYKPIILKGDQVGDLKIIAELVAVLG
- a CDS encoding tetratricopeptide repeat protein, translating into MIIVSVPLKDIILDPLKNIDLSTLPEEEAISLLKSSYGFLASSIDINIQDGIAIIKLKEPKKEDVNKALKTYKKGVNEAQQGEYQKAIKCFLKVLGVIPNHVDARRNLAMAYLESGNSDKAQKYLKECIQLDTNNVWSYLLLGNIYAKYNHNLDVAEFYFQKGLSIRPDDNILLNNYAALKMEKKQFKEARDLFEKALVNDPSYPNTYYGLSLLYQSTDNDEQAIELLNRLFDQPESDDIRSKQVYQQAWNLFLEINKNIAEKSCDKLIAYILDYKKEAEERTGFPIQILEDNSLEYVSAIAQMAWKHKRNEHLIKYRKKSPAVTPHLIAHEIEHILLEDADRKKGRNRYFITTAKTREHAIRSISDHIHKLQKQGYAEDKITQVTLQITSGLCNQLFNCPLDMMVEYSIFQKYDKLRPSQIVSLDQLHKEALYVFTSSKIRKLTPPLHIPCQYNA
- a CDS encoding nucleotide pyrophosphohydrolase, with protein sequence MQKLIKKLREFAKERDWDQFHSPKNLSMALSVEVAEVVEHFQWLTEEQSKNLPNDKLEEVETELADILIYLIRLADKLGIDLLAAAQSKIEVNERKYPVGKAKGNAKKYTELDK